The Episyrphus balteatus chromosome 4, idEpiBalt1.1, whole genome shotgun sequence genome includes a window with the following:
- the LOC129917788 gene encoding E3 ubiquitin-protein ligase TRIM33 isoform X9 — protein sequence MNSAMELDDLDNITKNDFLPLMPNIKQELLEANEPPSTGTTTGNPCDSAEKRIENTSTIGESSSTKCVWCSQFLVATDRPKLLECLHVACCQCVTTKFSELDRTMPPLIHCPVCNMASQNEFIIDNHFLIEQCNSGDLNANAAGSSDPDNKQSAAASMIKCSSCSDDANATSWCVDCSEYICDSCVQAHQRLKITKDHTIKPKEEANCETSTASQTDRSLRCQLHPQEKLSLFCETCDKLTCRDCQLSEHRDHKYKFAHEIATETRNSLGALLNEINYKRFLLTSASKVIDDRQNLITDKKKDLIKDITAMVVKITNTVNMRGKQLVMRLNEVCDSKLKVLNEKKEALQLLSENTDHCIDFVQGALDKGSDCAILSSKKSLARHLQKLKCQRADIPNPEIPVRIQVQLNQVNELQKVISQLGVIVVDGKPYPPPPTTNGPPRQQPSPNMAPPLRPGLPPGMTTGLSPGGPVPGQYVQNGPPMYTSTSPQQQFNNMPMNRPFPADGPDISLRGLLNNQAAGQSPNQPHMSFNGPPNYPGGGPQGAPSPLQNIGAQMRPHFMAGPPGQQHQNFPPNQPGGPNTPNFMNNGPRFQNFQRMSNHQPGMGGGGNQIPSPGPMPRPNMMQNPMQNNLGFPGSQAGFNAGPQQQSPLGGGGGAMGMPGMAKWHIPQSAQQNNACQAHGPMMQFANGRQGENFKISLKSPNTLKNTTPNGQMHGPGSVLPNVTSTNPKTPSPSTNENSKDFTEPIDKVRDDSINDLMATIAKLDSNGVQVLPEGRTKTTSPQVHSSTDLSNTQEVNKNDQKDDPNEDWCAVCLDGGELMCCDKCPKVFHQNCHIPAISSLPDESESWQCLLCVNMGELANTVQMQPKPIGADLTPSELLMIQRICLELYCQYEQSLHFREPESPTNTAYYEIICSPMSLDVIRTRLDPSSPNHYKEIAGFIADVRLIFKNTYLFYQSMQEDSKTYQHARYLEMFFEEQLVKWLPKFAHSNNHSNANGTQPNAAALAAAAAAVSAAAASLENGTGAGTLSGNEDDGCQPPKRIRKLTE from the exons ATGAACTCGGCCATGGAATTGGATGATTTGGACAATATAACCAAAAATGACTTTCTTCCTTTGATGCCAAACATCAAACAGGAACTTCTGGAAGCCAACGAGCCCCCTAGCACTGGCACAACAACTGGCAATCCTTGCGACAGTGCCGAGAAGCGG atTGAAAACACATCAACAATCGGCGAATCGAGTTCGACAAAATGCGTGTGGTGTTCGCAATTTCTAGTTGCGACAGATCGTCCCAAACTTTTGGAATGCCTACATGTCGCCTGTTGCCAATGTGTAACAACAAAATTTTCCGAGCTCGATCGCACAATGCCACCCCTTATACACTGTCCAGTGTGCAACATGGCATCCCAAAATGAATTCATAATAGACAACCACTTCCTAATAGAGCAATGTAATTCGGGTGATTTGAATGCCAACGCAGCTGGAAGCAGCGATCCAGACAACAAACAAAGCGCTGCCGCATCAATGATCAAATGTAGTAGCTGCAGTGATGATGCCAATGCAACTTCATGGTGTGTAGATTGTTCAGAATATATATGTGATAGTTGCGTGCAAGCACATCAACGGCTGAAAATCACCAAGGATCACACAATCAAGCCGAAAGAAGAGGCCAATTGCGAAACATCAACAGCCTCACAAACCGATCGTAGTCTAAGATGTCAACTGCATCCGCAGGAGAAGCTTTCACTGTTTTGTGAGACATGCGACAAGTTGACATGTCGTGACTGTCAGTTGAGTGAACATCGTGATCACAAATATAAGTTTGCACACGAAATTGCCACAGAGACGAGAAATTCACTGGGAGCATTGCTCAATGAGATCAACTATAAGCGTTTCTTGTTGACTAGTGCGAGCAAAGTTATTGACGACAGACAGAATTTAATAACAGACAAGAAGAAGGACCTCATCAAGGACATTACAGCAATGGTTGTGAAGATCACAAATACGGTTAATATGCGCGGCAAGCAATTGGTCATGCGACTGAACGAGGTTTGCGATAGCAAACTGAAAGTATTGAATGAGAAAAAGGAAGCCCTTCAGTTGTTGTCGGAAAACACAGATCATTGCATTGACTTTGTGCAGGGCGCCTTAGATAAGGGTAGCGATTGTGCGATATTGAGTAGTAAAAAATCTCTTGCCAGGCATTTGCAAAAGCTAAAATGCCAACGTGCTGACATCCCAAATCCAGAGATTCCAGTTAGAATACAAGTTCAGCTTAATCAAGTGAACGAATTACAGAAAG ttatttctcAACTGGGTGTAATTGTTGTCGATGGAAAACCATATCCTCCACCACCGACGACTAATGGGCCACCTCGCCAGCAACCAAGTCCTAATATGGCTCCGCCACTACGACCAGGGCTTCCGCCTGGTATGACAACCGGCCTTTCCCCCGGTGGCCCTGTCCCGGGTCAATACGTTCAAAACGGCCCACCCATGTACACGAGTACGTCACCGCAACAGCAATTCAACAATATGCCAATGAATAGACCGTTCCCTGCAGATGGACCAG aTATAAGCTTACGTGGTCTTCTCAATAATCAAGCAGCTGGACAAAGTCCCAACCAGCCTCACATGTCATTCAATGGTCCACCGAATTATCCTGGCGGAGGTCCACAGGGCGCACCATCACCGTTACAAAATATCGGGGCACAAATGAGGCCGCATTTTATGGCAGGTCCACCGGGACAACAACACCAAAATTTCCCCCCAAACCAACCTGGTGGACCGAACACTCCAAATTTTATGAATAATGGGCCAAGATTCCAGAATTTTCAACGTATGAGCAATCATCAACCAGGTATGGGTGGCGGTGGTAATCAAATACCGTCACCGGGTCCGATGCCAAGGCCGAATATGATGCAAAATCCAATGCAGAAT aatttgGGGTTTCCTGGAAGCCAGGCTGGCTTTAACGCCGGTCCACAACAACAAAGCCCATTGGGTGGAGGAGGCGGAGCAATGGGTATGCCTGGGATGGCGAAATGGCATATACCACAATCTGCCCAACAGAACAATG cCTGCCAAGCACATGGGCCGATGATGCAATTCGCCAATGGGAGGCAaggtgaaaattttaaaatatcactCAAATCACCCAACACGCTAAAGAATACAACACCAAATGGTCAGATGCATGGCCCAGGGAGTGTTTTGCCAAATGTAACGTCAACAAATCCCAAAACACCAAGTCCCAGTACAAATgaa AACTCAAAAGACTTTACAGAACCAATTGACAAAGTTCGTGATGATTCCATTAACGATCTAATGGCCACCATAGCCAAACTCGATTCCAATGGAGTGCAAGTTTTGCCCGAAGGCCGAACGAAAACAACTTCACCACAAGTTCATAGCTCGACAGATCTCTCCAATACCCAAGAGG ttaataaaaatgatCAAAAAGATGACCCAAACGAAGATTGGTGTGCTGTTTGTTTGGACGGCGGTGAACTGATGTGCTGCGACAAATGTCCAAAGGTATTCCATCAGAATTGTCACATTCCAGCAATTAGTTCGCTGCCAGACGAAAGCGAAAGTTGGCAGTGTCTTTTGTGTGTTAATATGGGAGAACTTGCCAACACTGTACAGATGCAACCGAAACCAATTGGAGCTGATCTAACACCAAGTGAATTACTTATGATCCAGAGAATTTGTTTGGAATTGTATTGTCAATATGAGCAGAGCTTGCATTTTCGTGAACCAGAATCACCAACAAATACAGCATACTATGAAATTATTTGCAG TCCAATGTCCTTAGATGTTATTCGAACAAGATTGGATCCATCGAGTCCTAATCATTACAAAGAAATCGCCGGTTTTATTGCTGACGTTCGATTAATCTTTAAAAACACCTACCTCTTTTATcag tcaatGCAGGAGGATTCAAAAACCTATCAACACGCCCGCTATTTAGAAATGTTCTTTGAAGAACAATTAGTAAAATGGTTACCGAAATTCGCACACAGTAATAACCATTCAAATGCAAATGGCACACAACCAAATGCAGCAGCATTAGCAgcggcagcagcagcagtaTCTGCAGCAGCGGCAAGTCTTGAAAATGGCACTGGTGCAGGCACCTTAAGCGGCAATGAAGATGATGGCTGCCAACCACCAAAACGCATTCGAAAGTTAAccgaataa
- the LOC129917788 gene encoding E3 ubiquitin-protein ligase TRIM33 isoform X7 — protein sequence MNSAMELDDLDNITKNDFLPLMPNIKQELLEANEPPSTGTTTGNPCDSAEKRIENTSTIGESSSTKCVWCSQFLVATDRPKLLECLHVACCQCVTTKFSELDRTMPPLIHCPVCNMASQNEFIIDNHFLIEQCNSGDLNANAAGSSDPDNKQSAAASMIKCSSCSDDANATSWCVDCSEYICDSCVQAHQRLKITKDHTIKPKEEANCETSTASQTDRSLRCQLHPQEKLSLFCETCDKLTCRDCQLSEHRDHKYKFAHEIATETRNSLGALLNEINYKRFLLTSASKVIDDRQNLITDKKKDLIKDITAMVVKITNTVNMRGKQLVMRLNEVCDSKLKVLNEKKEALQLLSENTDHCIDFVQGALDKGSDCAILSSKKSLARHLQKLKCQRADIPNPEIPVRIQVQLNQVNELQKVISQLGVIVVDGKPYPPPPTTNGPPRQQPSPNMAPPLRPGLPPGMTTGLSPGGPVPGQYVQNGPPMYTSTSPQQQFNNMPMNRPFPADGPGVRFAGMPPVGMQRQGQPHVSSSTHPQNMAAGQSPNQPHMSFNGPPNYPGGGPQGAPSPLQNIGAQMRPHFMAGPPGQQHQNFPPNQPGGPNTPNFMNNGPRFQNFQRMSNHQPGMGGGGNQIPSPGPMPRPNMMQNPMQNNLGFPGSQAGFNAGPQQQSPLGGGGGAMGMPGMAKWHIPQSAQQNNACQAHGPMMQFANGRQGENFKISLKSPNTLKNTTPNGQMHGPGSVLPNVTSTNPKTPSPSTNENSKDFTEPIDKVRDDSINDLMATIAKLDSNGVQVLPEGRTKTTSPQVHSSTDLSNTQEVNKNDQKDDPNEDWCAVCLDGGELMCCDKCPKVFHQNCHIPAISSLPDESESWQCLLCVNMGELANTVQMQPKPIGADLTPSELLMIQRICLELYCQYEQSLHFREPESPTNTAYYEIICSPMSLDVIRTRLDPSSPNHYKEIAGFIADVRLIFKNTYLFYQSMQEDSKTYQHARYLEMFFEEQLVKWLPKFAHSNNHSNANGTQPNAAALAAAAAAVSAAAASLENGTGAGTLSGNEDDGCQPPKRIRKLTE from the exons ATGAACTCGGCCATGGAATTGGATGATTTGGACAATATAACCAAAAATGACTTTCTTCCTTTGATGCCAAACATCAAACAGGAACTTCTGGAAGCCAACGAGCCCCCTAGCACTGGCACAACAACTGGCAATCCTTGCGACAGTGCCGAGAAGCGG atTGAAAACACATCAACAATCGGCGAATCGAGTTCGACAAAATGCGTGTGGTGTTCGCAATTTCTAGTTGCGACAGATCGTCCCAAACTTTTGGAATGCCTACATGTCGCCTGTTGCCAATGTGTAACAACAAAATTTTCCGAGCTCGATCGCACAATGCCACCCCTTATACACTGTCCAGTGTGCAACATGGCATCCCAAAATGAATTCATAATAGACAACCACTTCCTAATAGAGCAATGTAATTCGGGTGATTTGAATGCCAACGCAGCTGGAAGCAGCGATCCAGACAACAAACAAAGCGCTGCCGCATCAATGATCAAATGTAGTAGCTGCAGTGATGATGCCAATGCAACTTCATGGTGTGTAGATTGTTCAGAATATATATGTGATAGTTGCGTGCAAGCACATCAACGGCTGAAAATCACCAAGGATCACACAATCAAGCCGAAAGAAGAGGCCAATTGCGAAACATCAACAGCCTCACAAACCGATCGTAGTCTAAGATGTCAACTGCATCCGCAGGAGAAGCTTTCACTGTTTTGTGAGACATGCGACAAGTTGACATGTCGTGACTGTCAGTTGAGTGAACATCGTGATCACAAATATAAGTTTGCACACGAAATTGCCACAGAGACGAGAAATTCACTGGGAGCATTGCTCAATGAGATCAACTATAAGCGTTTCTTGTTGACTAGTGCGAGCAAAGTTATTGACGACAGACAGAATTTAATAACAGACAAGAAGAAGGACCTCATCAAGGACATTACAGCAATGGTTGTGAAGATCACAAATACGGTTAATATGCGCGGCAAGCAATTGGTCATGCGACTGAACGAGGTTTGCGATAGCAAACTGAAAGTATTGAATGAGAAAAAGGAAGCCCTTCAGTTGTTGTCGGAAAACACAGATCATTGCATTGACTTTGTGCAGGGCGCCTTAGATAAGGGTAGCGATTGTGCGATATTGAGTAGTAAAAAATCTCTTGCCAGGCATTTGCAAAAGCTAAAATGCCAACGTGCTGACATCCCAAATCCAGAGATTCCAGTTAGAATACAAGTTCAGCTTAATCAAGTGAACGAATTACAGAAAG ttatttctcAACTGGGTGTAATTGTTGTCGATGGAAAACCATATCCTCCACCACCGACGACTAATGGGCCACCTCGCCAGCAACCAAGTCCTAATATGGCTCCGCCACTACGACCAGGGCTTCCGCCTGGTATGACAACCGGCCTTTCCCCCGGTGGCCCTGTCCCGGGTCAATACGTTCAAAACGGCCCACCCATGTACACGAGTACGTCACCGCAACAGCAATTCAACAATATGCCAATGAATAGACCGTTCCCTGCAGATGGACCAG GGGTCAGATTTGCAGGGATGCCACCAGTGGGTATGCAAAGGCAAGGCCAACCACATGTCAGCTCATCAACACACCCACAAAATATGG CAGCTGGACAAAGTCCCAACCAGCCTCACATGTCATTCAATGGTCCACCGAATTATCCTGGCGGAGGTCCACAGGGCGCACCATCACCGTTACAAAATATCGGGGCACAAATGAGGCCGCATTTTATGGCAGGTCCACCGGGACAACAACACCAAAATTTCCCCCCAAACCAACCTGGTGGACCGAACACTCCAAATTTTATGAATAATGGGCCAAGATTCCAGAATTTTCAACGTATGAGCAATCATCAACCAGGTATGGGTGGCGGTGGTAATCAAATACCGTCACCGGGTCCGATGCCAAGGCCGAATATGATGCAAAATCCAATGCAGAAT aatttgGGGTTTCCTGGAAGCCAGGCTGGCTTTAACGCCGGTCCACAACAACAAAGCCCATTGGGTGGAGGAGGCGGAGCAATGGGTATGCCTGGGATGGCGAAATGGCATATACCACAATCTGCCCAACAGAACAATG cCTGCCAAGCACATGGGCCGATGATGCAATTCGCCAATGGGAGGCAaggtgaaaattttaaaatatcactCAAATCACCCAACACGCTAAAGAATACAACACCAAATGGTCAGATGCATGGCCCAGGGAGTGTTTTGCCAAATGTAACGTCAACAAATCCCAAAACACCAAGTCCCAGTACAAATgaa AACTCAAAAGACTTTACAGAACCAATTGACAAAGTTCGTGATGATTCCATTAACGATCTAATGGCCACCATAGCCAAACTCGATTCCAATGGAGTGCAAGTTTTGCCCGAAGGCCGAACGAAAACAACTTCACCACAAGTTCATAGCTCGACAGATCTCTCCAATACCCAAGAGG ttaataaaaatgatCAAAAAGATGACCCAAACGAAGATTGGTGTGCTGTTTGTTTGGACGGCGGTGAACTGATGTGCTGCGACAAATGTCCAAAGGTATTCCATCAGAATTGTCACATTCCAGCAATTAGTTCGCTGCCAGACGAAAGCGAAAGTTGGCAGTGTCTTTTGTGTGTTAATATGGGAGAACTTGCCAACACTGTACAGATGCAACCGAAACCAATTGGAGCTGATCTAACACCAAGTGAATTACTTATGATCCAGAGAATTTGTTTGGAATTGTATTGTCAATATGAGCAGAGCTTGCATTTTCGTGAACCAGAATCACCAACAAATACAGCATACTATGAAATTATTTGCAG TCCAATGTCCTTAGATGTTATTCGAACAAGATTGGATCCATCGAGTCCTAATCATTACAAAGAAATCGCCGGTTTTATTGCTGACGTTCGATTAATCTTTAAAAACACCTACCTCTTTTATcag tcaatGCAGGAGGATTCAAAAACCTATCAACACGCCCGCTATTTAGAAATGTTCTTTGAAGAACAATTAGTAAAATGGTTACCGAAATTCGCACACAGTAATAACCATTCAAATGCAAATGGCACACAACCAAATGCAGCAGCATTAGCAgcggcagcagcagcagtaTCTGCAGCAGCGGCAAGTCTTGAAAATGGCACTGGTGCAGGCACCTTAAGCGGCAATGAAGATGATGGCTGCCAACCACCAAAACGCATTCGAAAGTTAAccgaataa
- the LOC129917788 gene encoding E3 ubiquitin-protein ligase TRIM33 isoform X6 translates to MNSAMELDDLDNITKNDFLPLMPNIKQELLEANEPPSTGTTTGNPCDSAEKRIENTSTIGESSSTKCVWCSQFLVATDRPKLLECLHVACCQCVTTKFSELDRTMPPLIHCPVCNMASQNEFIIDNHFLIEQCNSGDLNANAAGSSDPDNKQSAAASMIKCSSCSDDANATSWCVDCSEYICDSCVQAHQRLKITKDHTIKPKEEANCETSTASQTDRSLRCQLHPQEKLSLFCETCDKLTCRDCQLSEHRDHKYKFAHEIATETRNSLGALLNEINYKRFLLTSASKVIDDRQNLITDKKKDLIKDITAMVVKITNTVNMRGKQLVMRLNEVCDSKLKVLNEKKEALQLLSENTDHCIDFVQGALDKGSDCAILSSKKSLARHLQKLKCQRADIPNPEIPVRIQVQLNQVNELQKVISQLGVIVVDGKPYPPPPTTNGPPRQQPSPNMAPPLRPGLPPGMTTGLSPGGPVPGQYVQNGPPMYTSTSPQQQFNNMPMNRPFPADGPGNDRRVRFAGMPPVGMQRQGQPHVSSSTHPQNMAGQSPNQPHMSFNGPPNYPGGGPQGAPSPLQNIGAQMRPHFMAGPPGQQHQNFPPNQPGGPNTPNFMNNGPRFQNFQRMSNHQPGMGGGGNQIPSPGPMPRPNMMQNPMQNNLGFPGSQAGFNAGPQQQSPLGGGGGAMGMPGMAKWHIPQSAQQNNACQAHGPMMQFANGRQGENFKISLKSPNTLKNTTPNGQMHGPGSVLPNVTSTNPKTPSPSTNENSKDFTEPIDKVRDDSINDLMATIAKLDSNGVQVLPEGRTKTTSPQVHSSTDLSNTQEVNKNDQKDDPNEDWCAVCLDGGELMCCDKCPKVFHQNCHIPAISSLPDESESWQCLLCVNMGELANTVQMQPKPIGADLTPSELLMIQRICLELYCQYEQSLHFREPESPTNTAYYEIICSPMSLDVIRTRLDPSSPNHYKEIAGFIADVRLIFKNTYLFYQSMQEDSKTYQHARYLEMFFEEQLVKWLPKFAHSNNHSNANGTQPNAAALAAAAAAVSAAAASLENGTGAGTLSGNEDDGCQPPKRIRKLTE, encoded by the exons ATGAACTCGGCCATGGAATTGGATGATTTGGACAATATAACCAAAAATGACTTTCTTCCTTTGATGCCAAACATCAAACAGGAACTTCTGGAAGCCAACGAGCCCCCTAGCACTGGCACAACAACTGGCAATCCTTGCGACAGTGCCGAGAAGCGG atTGAAAACACATCAACAATCGGCGAATCGAGTTCGACAAAATGCGTGTGGTGTTCGCAATTTCTAGTTGCGACAGATCGTCCCAAACTTTTGGAATGCCTACATGTCGCCTGTTGCCAATGTGTAACAACAAAATTTTCCGAGCTCGATCGCACAATGCCACCCCTTATACACTGTCCAGTGTGCAACATGGCATCCCAAAATGAATTCATAATAGACAACCACTTCCTAATAGAGCAATGTAATTCGGGTGATTTGAATGCCAACGCAGCTGGAAGCAGCGATCCAGACAACAAACAAAGCGCTGCCGCATCAATGATCAAATGTAGTAGCTGCAGTGATGATGCCAATGCAACTTCATGGTGTGTAGATTGTTCAGAATATATATGTGATAGTTGCGTGCAAGCACATCAACGGCTGAAAATCACCAAGGATCACACAATCAAGCCGAAAGAAGAGGCCAATTGCGAAACATCAACAGCCTCACAAACCGATCGTAGTCTAAGATGTCAACTGCATCCGCAGGAGAAGCTTTCACTGTTTTGTGAGACATGCGACAAGTTGACATGTCGTGACTGTCAGTTGAGTGAACATCGTGATCACAAATATAAGTTTGCACACGAAATTGCCACAGAGACGAGAAATTCACTGGGAGCATTGCTCAATGAGATCAACTATAAGCGTTTCTTGTTGACTAGTGCGAGCAAAGTTATTGACGACAGACAGAATTTAATAACAGACAAGAAGAAGGACCTCATCAAGGACATTACAGCAATGGTTGTGAAGATCACAAATACGGTTAATATGCGCGGCAAGCAATTGGTCATGCGACTGAACGAGGTTTGCGATAGCAAACTGAAAGTATTGAATGAGAAAAAGGAAGCCCTTCAGTTGTTGTCGGAAAACACAGATCATTGCATTGACTTTGTGCAGGGCGCCTTAGATAAGGGTAGCGATTGTGCGATATTGAGTAGTAAAAAATCTCTTGCCAGGCATTTGCAAAAGCTAAAATGCCAACGTGCTGACATCCCAAATCCAGAGATTCCAGTTAGAATACAAGTTCAGCTTAATCAAGTGAACGAATTACAGAAAG ttatttctcAACTGGGTGTAATTGTTGTCGATGGAAAACCATATCCTCCACCACCGACGACTAATGGGCCACCTCGCCAGCAACCAAGTCCTAATATGGCTCCGCCACTACGACCAGGGCTTCCGCCTGGTATGACAACCGGCCTTTCCCCCGGTGGCCCTGTCCCGGGTCAATACGTTCAAAACGGCCCACCCATGTACACGAGTACGTCACCGCAACAGCAATTCAACAATATGCCAATGAATAGACCGTTCCCTGCAGATGGACCAGGTAACGACAGAA GGGTCAGATTTGCAGGGATGCCACCAGTGGGTATGCAAAGGCAAGGCCAACCACATGTCAGCTCATCAACACACCCACAAAATATGG CTGGACAAAGTCCCAACCAGCCTCACATGTCATTCAATGGTCCACCGAATTATCCTGGCGGAGGTCCACAGGGCGCACCATCACCGTTACAAAATATCGGGGCACAAATGAGGCCGCATTTTATGGCAGGTCCACCGGGACAACAACACCAAAATTTCCCCCCAAACCAACCTGGTGGACCGAACACTCCAAATTTTATGAATAATGGGCCAAGATTCCAGAATTTTCAACGTATGAGCAATCATCAACCAGGTATGGGTGGCGGTGGTAATCAAATACCGTCACCGGGTCCGATGCCAAGGCCGAATATGATGCAAAATCCAATGCAGAAT aatttgGGGTTTCCTGGAAGCCAGGCTGGCTTTAACGCCGGTCCACAACAACAAAGCCCATTGGGTGGAGGAGGCGGAGCAATGGGTATGCCTGGGATGGCGAAATGGCATATACCACAATCTGCCCAACAGAACAATG cCTGCCAAGCACATGGGCCGATGATGCAATTCGCCAATGGGAGGCAaggtgaaaattttaaaatatcactCAAATCACCCAACACGCTAAAGAATACAACACCAAATGGTCAGATGCATGGCCCAGGGAGTGTTTTGCCAAATGTAACGTCAACAAATCCCAAAACACCAAGTCCCAGTACAAATgaa AACTCAAAAGACTTTACAGAACCAATTGACAAAGTTCGTGATGATTCCATTAACGATCTAATGGCCACCATAGCCAAACTCGATTCCAATGGAGTGCAAGTTTTGCCCGAAGGCCGAACGAAAACAACTTCACCACAAGTTCATAGCTCGACAGATCTCTCCAATACCCAAGAGG ttaataaaaatgatCAAAAAGATGACCCAAACGAAGATTGGTGTGCTGTTTGTTTGGACGGCGGTGAACTGATGTGCTGCGACAAATGTCCAAAGGTATTCCATCAGAATTGTCACATTCCAGCAATTAGTTCGCTGCCAGACGAAAGCGAAAGTTGGCAGTGTCTTTTGTGTGTTAATATGGGAGAACTTGCCAACACTGTACAGATGCAACCGAAACCAATTGGAGCTGATCTAACACCAAGTGAATTACTTATGATCCAGAGAATTTGTTTGGAATTGTATTGTCAATATGAGCAGAGCTTGCATTTTCGTGAACCAGAATCACCAACAAATACAGCATACTATGAAATTATTTGCAG TCCAATGTCCTTAGATGTTATTCGAACAAGATTGGATCCATCGAGTCCTAATCATTACAAAGAAATCGCCGGTTTTATTGCTGACGTTCGATTAATCTTTAAAAACACCTACCTCTTTTATcag tcaatGCAGGAGGATTCAAAAACCTATCAACACGCCCGCTATTTAGAAATGTTCTTTGAAGAACAATTAGTAAAATGGTTACCGAAATTCGCACACAGTAATAACCATTCAAATGCAAATGGCACACAACCAAATGCAGCAGCATTAGCAgcggcagcagcagcagtaTCTGCAGCAGCGGCAAGTCTTGAAAATGGCACTGGTGCAGGCACCTTAAGCGGCAATGAAGATGATGGCTGCCAACCACCAAAACGCATTCGAAAGTTAAccgaataa